The DNA window CATCGAGTTTGGATAACCTCAGTACACTTAACTGAGCACGTGCCCCTTCCAGCTTTTCGTCACCACCAGGTTCTTCATATGGGAATATTTCATTAATGGAAGCATCACTCAGAACAAAATTTTGAAGATTTGATAGTGATCGAAAGAAATAAGGTGGAAGAACAGTCAGTGGTGGAGAATTTATGAGCTCCAGAACTTTCAGCTTAAAATACCCTTCTGGAAGTTGTCCATGCCATATCTCTTTCATGTTGCCATTGCTTTCCAATCTCAGTTCTTCTAAACAAGGGAATGTGCCCTGGTCAGTTGACAAACGTGTTAAACAAAAGCAAGGATGAATTTCGATAAATGAAATGGAATTGTGGCTATGAGTTTATTGCCTATCCAGACACTCTTGAACTCTCAATGTCGAATAATACTAATACAAATCTCATGCTCGGTCTTCCGTTTTAGATGGTAAACATGCATACTATTTGAAATCAGATTAGGATGGCAAGGATGAAATTAGATAAAGGATATAGAATTTTGCCAACAGTTTATTGCATATCCAGACACTCCTGAAGCTGAAAACATTGCTTAATACTAATACTATTTTCATCCTTGGCCCTTCTTTTTAGTTAGTAAACATACATGCTATTAGAATCCAGATCAGGATAGCTATCTAGAGAATGCTTATGGATTAGATGTGGATGGATTTATGCAGAAAGTAAAATATGCACATCTAGCTTTACTAATTACTATGttagaataagaaaaagaaaattaatgcaTCTTGTGGACATGTTTCACATACCATATTGATCCAAAATAAGGGATGCTGTCCTCGTGTTTCATGGAAGCTTGAATATTCTGAAGCAAATATCTCCACTTTGTCACATCCATAAAcatccaatttttttaataatggcCATTCGGTGGTATGCACCCCAGAGTAGAAACTCTTCAGTTTTGGTAGCATAGAAAGGTTCAGGTATGTCATTTGAGGAAATACAAACTTGGTGTTTATTTCTGCCTCATTGAATTTGTGTTCGAATAATTCTTCTAATGAGGCACACTCCATTACTTGCAGATTTTTTAGTCTCTGAAGTCTTTCCAGCATATTAAGTGGGAAAATGTTTGATAGTTTCACACAACTATGAACTTCAAGGTGTTTTAATTTGGAGAAGGAGTTCATCTCAAGTTGGTCATCCCATATCCTTTCCAGATTCCCCATGTCTACAATTGTCAAATCCTTTAACAAAGGTAATGACACCTACAAAATTTATTTGATTGTGTTAATAACAGAACATGGTTAATTATGTGAGAAAAGAGAAGAACAATGGAGAACAGGCCTTTCgactttatttgatgaattctGTCTTAAAATATTTTAAGCCTTAGAAAATATCACTGAACAATGGGTGTAGAGAGATTCATGGATGCACCTGCCatgcatttttcattttgaaaattGCACCCTACAGAAAAATCTTTTTAAAGAAAGTGAAAAATTCAAAATGCAGATCAGCCTGACCTTATTACTGAACAAGGGTTTAGCAGAGACATTGGAGGCATCCTTTACAAGAATATTCAAATATTCTCCACCGATGATCTCATTATGCAGCTCGTTTGAAACAGTGGATGCAAATGCAACCATCTTTGGACAGCCAACTAACGTAATTTCCTTCAAGTTTGGACATTCCAATGCAAAACTTCCTGAGGAAAACCATGACAAGCCCAAACAAGACTTGATAGTTATTGTTTTAAGCTGAGGGAATATGATCTTCATTGTAGTTGATTTGTCATCTCTGATGATTTCTTCAATTACTTtgcaattttttacttttatctgCTGCATCTGCACAAGATCTGCAGCCATGGAAACTGTTAACATGTATCTCAGGTTGTTACAGACATACACTTCCAGACATTTGAGTCTTTTGAAGTCTATAATTCCTCGAGGAACTGTATTCCAGATTTCCTCCAACTCAGGAAACTCATGAAGTTTCAAATGCTCTTGCTCATAATATCTTACCTATTAAAACCAAATTGCAACAATTAATACTAGAATAATAAGTGGAATTGAAAATATAAAGGAATAACAGATTCTTCTTTAAGCGAAAAGAGGGTTTACTGTATTTTTGTGCAACTGAGATATGGTGGCATTGAGCTCACCAGCCCAAAACCCCTTATAGTCCTTTTCTGATAGCCTCACTCTATGTAACTGCGGGGTACTTAAGACTCCCTGACAAAAGATCTTTAATTTGGGACATTGTCTCACAATAACTTGTTCCAAAGATGGGAACTGAAAGCTGTATTCATCTGAACAGAAGCTTGAAAGGTTTGGTAAATAATGAAGTACTAAGAATTTCAGCTTGCTGAAACTTACTAAGTCTTTTGCATCATCTTTCTCTTTTGCAACTATTTCTCTCACCATAATGCAGTCTCTAATCCTCATTTTTATCAGCTGCACCAGATTCCGAGCTACTGAAGATGTAATTAAGGCAGTTGCTTTGCACTGCCACAGGTCCAAAGTTATGAGATTTTGAAAGGATGACAAGTATAGTCCCAAACTGATCGAACCATCACATCTCCTAAATTCAAGAGCTTCAAGATTTAGGACAACATGGGGTAGTTGTGAGTTTTGCTCCCCTATGTAGCCGGTGTTCAGAAGACTAACCGTCTCCCTTTCCGTTTTCTTTTCACTTTCATCTCCTTCATCAATGAAGTTCCCTTTGAAATCACAATGAATCAGCTCAAGCTTTTTCAGATTGTTAAATTTTTCTAGAagattaaatagaaaaacaactggTTTGTCATGATAGCCAAGCACTTGAAGAACTTTTATGCGGCTGAAGATGCCTACTTGAAATGGATGATTGCGTATTACTGAAATGTGCTTGCTGTTTAATGACAACTCCTCCAAATCATGGATCACCTAAGAATCCATTAGAAACAAGCTGAAGTTAGTTGCTAGTTACCTTAATACAAAGACATATTTTGGCAAGAAAATAGAACACTTCCTTTACAGGTGATCAAATAAAGTCAATTAAACAAGAGTGATgattcaatatgattaaacaGGTTGGGAGTTTCACATAAATTCTTCAGCTATACATTAACTGCTTGTTGAATATCAACAACTTAAATATTCGTTTATAAGCACCTCATTCAGTTTGCACATAAATGTAGGATATTGGAGATTCATAccttttcaaaaaagaaaagtgGCTTTTGATTTGAGGACTGATGTTCTTCCATCCCAAGCACTTCTTGGCCACAATGATAAGTCTTCAACTTTTTTAACTTTGGCCATTTTGCTTCATATTCTGCTGGGTAAAAGCATTTCAGTTCAGGCAGGTTCTGAAGTGTAAGAGAGCAGACTTCAGGAAATTCAAACTCATTAACATCTTGGTTCTGTACTTTCCCCTCTGAAATAACCACTTCCAATCCACAAGAATCAATTGTGAGATCTACGAGTTGTTTAAGACCTTTTGCCACTGATGCCGGAAAAAGACTTTTCAGACACCAACAGTCTTGAATGTATACATTTCGTATATTTTCAAAGGTAAGATTGCTTTGGGAATCCTCATTACAGACATGTTCCAGCTTTGGAAGATGAGAAATATACAATCTTCTTAGCTGAGTGCCTACTTTGATGTCCGATGATTCAAAAATATGTTGTAGTGAATTGCAGTTGAAAACTATTAGTGTTTCTAATCCCTGGAAGTTCCACTCCTTAATAGATGGGAAAATAGTCAATATATCATTACAATATCCAAccttcatttcttttagtttGCTAAAAGAATCTGTGTGGAGTTGACCGTGCCATATCTTCACAGTTCCCAAACGGGAGATCTTCAATTTCTCCAACTTTGGAAATGCAACCTGTATAATGTCATGCAAATGAGTACAAGATTAAAAAGAATTAATTCCTACCATTGATGTAAAAAAAAGAGCGAAAAATCAGACTGAAGAAAAATGGGGAATTGTTCACCTTTGCATTAAAGAGAGCTTGTTCACCTAAATGATGATCATTCTCTTTGTTTATTTCTAGAGTTCCAATGACAGTTGTGATGTCTGTACTCTGAGGTTTGTGCATAAACTCCTTCAACCGTGGGCAATTCTCtatctccaaaagcttcaaagaTGGGAACTCAAGAAAGCAACTCTCCGAGCAGAATCCGACTAAGTTCACAAGATTTATCATTTTCACGGAATTTAGCTGGGGGAACAATATCTTGTcaatctcttctttttcttcttcttttactttttcttttgtttctgtttctttttccttttcttttacttCATCTGGAACTATAATCTCTCTTATACATTTGCAGTCAATTATCTCAAAGCTTTTGAGTCTCAATAAGCATCTAGTGATAGAAGGTGAAAAAAGGTGTTTAAGGTTACCACAACCCTCAATTGCCAAGCTTGTCAAGTTCTGACTGTAGTAAGATGATTTCAGCCATAGCCTTTCAATGTTGATGCAGGACAACTGCAGTTTCTCAAGGACAGGAAACACAACCTACATAAATAAACAGCATTTCAGTGaaatttaatctttcttttgagtTTCTAAAATTATGCTTCTATAACTGAATGAAGATAAGATATATATGCATCGTAATATTAGTACCTTTCCATCAAAAAGTAGCCAAGACCATGTATTCACCGGTTCCAGTTGATAAATGGAACGGCTTTTCTCTTTGGAGCAGAAACTACGAAGCTCTGGTAGAAGCTTCAGTGTTAAGGATCGCAATTGGCCAAACTCAGTTTTATTGGTTGCTATACCAGCATTTTGCTCTCTCTCTTCAGTAACGATCTCTTCAATGCTTTTGCACTTTGAAACTTTAATTTCTTGAAGTTGGACAAGCATTTTGGTCATGGAGAATGGAAAAAGATTCCTGAGTCGGTCACAACGTTCGACACTTATGATTTGCAATCTATTGAAACATTCTTCTTCAAGTTTGCCTTGACAAATCTTCTCCAAATTAATCAGATTCTGAAGAACTAGTGATTTGAGGATAGGAAAGGCTTTACGTGATGCCACCTCCATAGAGTTAATAATGAACAGTAATTCTGGACCATTTTGTATGTAGAGATTCTCGAGCTGTGGAAAACCAGTGCCATCCAACTCATACAGCAAGTTCTTGATGCCTTGCATTTCATCTAGATATAGATCTTCAGTTTTCTGCAACAACAGTTTAATTCCACGATCCAAGTGAATTCCCTTAGTAAGCTGGAGTTTCAGTGTCCTCTCCTTTTCATACTTTCTGGACCAGTCCCAGACCTCCCCGATAAGAATCTTGTACCGATTCAGTTTTTCAGAGAATAGTTCTGCTGGCATAAGTTGAACAGAATGAATATGGACATCCAAAGCAATTAGACCAGACAAAGACTTCAATTCACTAAAGCTGGCATTGCCTTCAACACCCCATTGATCGAAGCTGTTGCGCATAAGCAGTTCTTCTAAATAAGGCAAGCCTGATATGATTTTATCTGGAATGACTTTAAGCTTAGAACAATTGCTCAAGTCTAAGGACTTAAGCCTTGTTAGTCCCCCTATTTCCTGGGGCAATCTCTGAATATCAGAACTGAGAATTTTAAGTGTATCCAATTGCTTCAGCTTCGCAACAATTGCAATGTCATTCAACTTACATTCATCGAAACGCAACCTTTGAAGGTTTCTTAAAGAAGTAAATGATGAAGGCAGGGAAGCAAAATCCATACCAGTGAAATCTAATATCAAGAGTTCACTCATCCGCTTAAAGAAATTGTCTGGGACTTCTAACGATGGATTTTTGTTGAACAAAACCAGCAACTTTAGCCTGGGGCATTCGAGATTGTCTGGCAACTTGTTATTGCTACTGTATGGCAGCGAAATGGCAGCGCAACTGTTGAGTTTTCTTTCCTTTAGCAGCTCTTCGATACGGTTTTCGTCCTCTATAACAAACATCCGCTTTTCTTCAGATGCAATCCAAATGGCGACATCACGAACAATGTCATGCATTTTCACCACTTCATTGTTGTCACTGCTGAGTAGTAAACCTGCATCTTTGAGCTTATTCAAACATTTTTTGGCTTCTTCCAATGTGCTAACATTACTTGCTATTCTCAAACCCGAGTTGTATCTTAGCAAATCAGATACGTGAATGTCAGAGCCCCGGGGCAGCAAGGCACAGAGTTGGAAAAATGACTGCAATTGAGGGTTCTCTAACATACTGTAACTCCACTCTATAGTGAAGTAAACACTTTTGAGCGCTTCTTCCTTTTTTGCAATTGGCTTTGTTTCTTTTCGCAAAGCCTCCACCAAATGGTTGAAGTTTTGTGTTCTCAGTGCAATTGCAATTGCTGAAATAGCAACCGGAAAACCTGCACAGTTTTTCACAACTTGAGTCAGTAGTTGTCGGTAACCAGGCTGGTTTGCTGCATTGCCCACAACTTTCTGAATCCACCCCATTGCTTCTTCATCAGTTAACACGTGGACATCGAAAATTTCTTCCGTTTTCATATCAATGAGTACCTGTCGACTTGTGGAAGTCAGCAATATTTTGAATCTAACAGCAGAGAATTTCTGAAAACCATTTTCGCTGATATTTTGCATCAATGGCCGCCCTAGATCTTCTTCACTTGCAATACTCTGGTCACCTTCAATAGCAATCCCAACTTGTTCCAATTCCAGTCTTTGGCCATCCCAAATATCATCTAAAATTAGAAGAACTCTCTTATCTTGTTTCTTCAACCACTGCTGCAGTCTCATTGCTCTTGCAAACACAGTCTCCTCATCAAGTTTCAGGCCTAGTGCATCTGCAATTTCTCGCTGAATTCTTTTTATGTTTGGATTCCATGAAACAGTTACCATCACAACCTCATCAAACCTGTTTTCTTCCCTGGCTCTCCTAGCAGCTTCTTTCACTAGCATGGTCTTGCCTACACCAGGCCTCCCATTTATTCCAATGATCTTCAGATCAGGATCCTTTAAAGCTTCCACAATATTCTCCAGTGTAGCTTTCCTCGATTCGAAAGCCTCAAAGCCTTGAATAGGCCTAGACTTTGTCTCCTGGGTATCACCAGGATATAAACCTCTATCGGACCGGCGTTGTTCAATCCGCTTGCTCATGGCCTTCGTGGTGTCAGCTTTTGCTGAACCACTGACCTTAGCTTCAACTTCCATCACCGTCTTGGCCTTATCACTGGTTTGCTTCTCCGGTTCAACTTCCATGTTTCTTTTATCACCTTCAGGTTGATCTTCCAAGTTTTGAACCTTGCTCTCATTGTTGAACTTGTGAGATTTTGCTTGTTGAATGAGCTCCAGAACAGCTTGTGCATCCTCTTCAGCTTTCTTGTTGAGCAAGTTAAGAGACTTCAAATTAGGACACAGGCCAAGGAAACACCTCTTCTTTGCTTGCGCTTCAAGGTTTTTCACTGTCTCTTCctcttccttgattttctcctctGCGCGATTCACCCAAATCATGCCATCTTGGTCAAACTCTTGTCCCTTTTCCTTGGCAACAACAATGAAATGCTGCACCATGTCTCTTTGGTATCTCAGATTCGCAATTTGATCCTTGAGATTCTGAACTTTACTATCAGGCTTCAACATGTAACGTTTAAACCCAGAAACAAACTCcattttgggggggggggttcaATTTATAGTAATTGGTAAAACAGACAAGCAAACCAAAAACAAAATAGCAGTGAACGAATGATCAAACTATGGAGCAAATGGAGTTTCAGTCTTTGTAAcggaggaaaaaaaaaagaagcaatggATGGCAAAGACAACAAGGCAAAGAAAGCATCAAAAGGTAAAATAAAGAACATGAAGATAAAACTAAAAATGTAGAATCAATGCTTTGATGAATTGCAGAAGTTAGGGTTTTAACTTGGACCAAAGAAATATTTATAtcagttatttgaattgtaaaattttaatttggacttaaaattaaataatttaatttgattaacttaaaatttaattttttttaaatttttttaaatcgaattaaattttacttaaataattttctatttttccataTATGTTGAAATTAATTTCTTGTTTAATAAATCTATTTAAAAGGGGAGTCTCCATATTTAAGTTATGATTGTTGATTAAATTATTCAtacatttcttaacaaatttatgaatgtttctttttcatatttttttttctaaaaagaaaaacaaacgaattttcttaaaagaaaagaaaaagttaaaatgaaGCAAAACGGCTTTGGAAGGCAAAGAATAAAGTGCAGAGTAGCTTTAActgtttaaagttatttaaagtttttttttttcaattctccataagaattttcccttttttttaagttaaaattttaaatattggaAAATCAtagaggaaggaatttctaggtTCTAAATATTCTTAAGAGTTAGAAATTGGGGTAATAAAAGTTGTTAGGAAAATCATGAAAGTTTGCTTTTCATCAACTATTAAGGAATACATGTAATTCAGTTCAACATTGACAATTAAAGTTACAAATCAAAATGCAATTGTTCATGTACAACACACTGATAGGCTAGATTATGGGATGCATTTCTGGACTTAGGTATGAGAATATGACTTTCAAAGAcgaaaaaagaatataaaaaaaaaatggaacaTATCCTTGTTAGACATATGCTCTTATCTGTCATTCAAACTCAAAGTTGGAGTAACATAGCTAGGAAGTGAAATAACAACTTTAGATCAATGAATATGGCTGCAACTGAGCAGCAGCAACATACTCTAGTAGACAACAATGAAAGGGGCATCTCCTGTAACTCTTTATAAAGTAACTGCGCCAAAATGATAAGCGAAGTAATCAATTTCTGCCATTAAACTACATTTTATGCTTAAGCCCATTACTAAAAGTAGGATATTTTTAACACTCATACCTTATGGAACACAAAATCATTTCTGTGATTCTTTGAAACTCATACTTTACTAAAGCAAATATCTcctcttttccttcaattttggCCTTTATGTAGTATGTATCCTTGAGCTGAAACTCTTCAATATGAATAGACTATAGAGTAGAAGGATTAAATAAGTTCAGGAAAATACAGATTTAAGGCTCTTTCCATAGCAATGGATTGAGTGATTGCTGCATCCGctgtaatttcatcattcatcccCTTATATAAAAATGGAAGAAGTATTCCAaagttctgttttttttttccttcaatcaAACACATGTAAGATATAGGCTCACGCAGTTAGTTGACAGGTTGTGCCATATCTTTCTCCAGTTTCCTACACCCATGATGCTCTGTTCCTCTATGTAAGGTTAGTTTGCTAGAGAAAAACAAGTAGTGCAACAATAATAGGGAATCAAATACTTCagaaaaatgaacaataaaaAAGACACGAAAGAAAGCAATGATACAATAAAACAAAAATGGGATATTACCTTTCAGTGGAAAGAGTTGGAAGCGAATCTCTGAGTTGTTTCTTTCTATCCTAACAAAATAATGTCAATGCCACTAGTGATCATAAGATCGGCCTTTGTCCTATTAAATCATTTTCTCAACCATTCACATTGTTCATTTTCAATTAAATACAAGTATGactcactaatttaattataacaaaaGTAGTATTTGGGGGAAAAACTTATCAATTtactcataataataatatatatactagtTATAAGAGTTTAACTAGGAAAGAAGTAGACTTTCATATAAACTCTAACACTATTTATCTAATTATATCctcaacattaaaaaaaaaaaggaattaagCTTATTTTTACTTAAAAGACTTTTGGAATCTCACATCAAAATTGTTAACAAACGCCTTTTGAAGTCAAAATGGAGAATGTCCCTTATCTTTGGACACAAGTCTCATGATTACTTTTCCAATGAAGGAAATATTACTGAGGTATAATTCTCTGAGAAGATCCTTGAAAGACTACCAAATTTTAAAGACTTGAGTTGGGAGAAAACGATGCCATCCGTGACTTCATCAGTGTAGAAAAGCTATGATTTCTTCAAACATTTGGCAATCAGTAACAGTCATTCTTGTGAGTTACACCATGCTTTTAGCTATTGTGAATGTTACTATATTTTTGAATCCATGGCATTTTGATGCCTCCAGAGTTGTCAAATGTTTGAATGACACAAAAGATGACACTAAATTCTTTAATTTGCTGCATCATAACACCAATAAAAATGTTAGGAATCGATtcaattaagcaacaagtaacaaaaatagcagaataaattgagaaattgaacacacaaattgaacgtggaaaaacccctctaaagaggataaaaaaccacgggcaaagataattttactataatggcaagaGAACGAAGactacaaaagatggagataaaactaaaccccaaaccccaaaaacaaagaaccttcaaaacgtaaatacaaaattctctaaatgtgttatgagttctaatatctaaatGGGGTGTTTTtattaaggttgtaaaagagcctatttataggctaaattcatatgtgaaataataataaaataatctaaactaatcagtgtttgactgaaacaaataaacagagtttaactaaaagattatttctcaaatttgactgaaaataagagtcatacttaacaaatcttcACCTTGACTTATATTtctacaacgccatctttgccaaagccagtcacgagcctatcttgaactatgcagggaattaactgagtcgaatctatacttagaaactggaagacttctagccttcgacttgtacaatgccaaatcaaaactaacctgggtctgattttcacgaacacagtgccctaacttttcaaaacatgtatccaaaagagaacctctcttcaacgaaacggtcatacatttttccctcctatgaccaagttgtctccgctccaaacgagttgacttcgacttgtaacggacgagggatgtccgatttcaccggtcactgtaaaACCTtacagaatataaagactgccagttcttttactttttaacaaaacgagagctccacgagatactttaatgtcgcttgactcgatgttgattctgcatcttttcaagtctaaaatctcaaggagatgagattctttcgtaaatcaagtacatacctgacatctgagaatGTTCTAATCGTCCCAtcatgtatcctaattttaacaataccaataccaattaccttactagatgaatagTTTcgcatgcgcacaactccaccttcaaccgaactgtatgtggagaaccattctctattgggacacatgtggaaagaacatcacgaatctaggatccactcagacgtgaACTTGGAGTTAttgctcgttgacactaacaagaaatcatcaacGCTTTCATCGATCAAATTAGCATCGGCTACATCTTCCTTGTTACTCTTatcagctcttttatttcgcagtttataacaatctactttgacgtgacctaactttttacaatagctacaccttttgtctcgtttctttgatgtcatcaaaacggaagcttgcctatctaccttgctatccaaatgaagctcattgtcgagtttgtctctactcaacaaatgacccttcacatttTCGAACGaaagtttgtctctgccataaatcagggtctccctgaaagacttgtatgaatggggtaaagagcacaataatagcatggcttgatcttcatcatcaatataaacctcaatgttctttaaatcatttaaaagagtaatgaattgactgatgtgatctctaaaaaGCTTACATTCGTttatgcgaaacgtaaatagacgttgtttcaacactaaacggt is part of the Gossypium hirsutum isolate 1008001.06 chromosome D11, Gossypium_hirsutum_v2.1, whole genome shotgun sequence genome and encodes:
- the LOC107933821 gene encoding uncharacterized protein isoform X1; translated protein: MEFVSGFKRYMLKPDSKVQNLKDQIANLRYQRDMVQHFIVVAKEKGQEFDQDGMIWVNRAEEKIKEEEETVKNLEAQAKKRCFLGLCPNLKSLNLLNKKAEEDAQAVLELIQQAKSHKFNNESKVQNLEDQPEGDKRNMEVEPEKQTSDKAKTVMEVEAKVSGSAKADTTKAMSKRIEQRRSDRGLYPGDTQETKSRPIQGFEAFESRKATLENIVEALKDPDLKIIGINGRPGVGKTMLVKEAARRAREENRFDEVVMVTVSWNPNIKRIQREIADALGLKLDEETVFARAMRLQQWLKKQDKRVLLILDDIWDGQRLELEQVGIAIEGDQSIASEEDLGRPLMQNISENGFQKFSAVRFKILLTSTSRQVLIDMKTEEIFDVHVLTDEEAMGWIQKVVGNAANQPGYRQLLTQVVKNCAGFPVAISAIAIALRTQNFNHLVEALRKETKPIAKKEEALKSVYFTIEWSYSMLENPQLQSFFQLCALLPRGSDIHVSDLLRYNSGLRIASNVSTLEEAKKCLNKLKDAGLLLSSDNNEVVKMHDIVRDVAIWIASEEKRMFVIEDENRIEELLKERKLNSCAAISLPYSSNNKLPDNLECPRLKLLVLFNKNPSLEVPDNFFKRMSELLILDFTGMDFASLPSSFTSLRNLQRLRFDECKLNDIAIVAKLKQLDTLKILSSDIQRLPQEIGGLTRLKSLDLSNCSKLKVIPDKIISGLPYLEELLMRNSFDQWGVEGNASFSELKSLSGLIALDVHIHSVQLMPAELFSEKLNRYKILIGEVWDWSRKYEKERTLKLQLTKGIHLDRGIKLLLQKTEDLYLDEMQGIKNLLYELDGTGFPQLENLYIQNGPELLFIINSMEVASRKAFPILKSLVLQNLINLEKICQGKLEEECFNRLQIISVERCDRLRNLFPFSMTKMLVQLQEIKVSKCKSIEEIVTEEREQNAGIATNKTEFGQLRSLTLKLLPELRSFCSKEKSRSIYQLEPVNTWSWLLFDGKVVFPVLEKLQLSCINIERLWLKSSYYSQNLTSLAIEGCGNLKHLFSPSITRCLLRLKSFEIIDCKCIREIIVPDEVKEKEKETETKEKVKEEEKEEIDKILFPQLNSVKMINLVNLVGFCSESCFLEFPSLKLLEIENCPRLKEFMHKPQSTDITTVIGTLEINKENDHHLGEQALFNAKVAFPKLEKLKISRLGTVKIWHGQLHTDSFSKLKEMKVGYCNDILTIFPSIKEWNFQGLETLIVFNCNSLQHIFESSDIKVGTQLRRLYISHLPKLEHVCNEDSQSNLTFENIRNVYIQDCWCLKSLFPASVAKGLKQLVDLTIDSCGLEVVISEGKVQNQDVNEFEFPEVCSLTLQNLPELKCFYPAEYEAKWPKLKKLKTYHCGQEVLGMEEHQSSNQKPLFFFEKVIHDLEELSLNSKHISVIRNHPFQVGIFSRIKVLQVLGYHDKPVVFLFNLLEKFNNLKKLELIHCDFKGNFIDEGDESEKKTERETVSLLNTGYIGEQNSQLPHVVLNLEALEFRRCDGSISLGLYLSSFQNLITLDLWQCKATALITSSVARNLVQLIKMRIRDCIMVREIVAKEKDDAKDLVSFSKLKFLVLHYLPNLSSFCSDEYSFQFPSLEQVIVRQCPKLKIFCQGVLSTPQLHRVRLSEKDYKGFWAGELNATISQLHKNTVRYYEQEHLKLHEFPELEEIWNTVPRGIIDFKRLKCLEVYVCNNLRYMLTVSMAADLVQMQQIKVKNCKVIEEIIRDDKSTTMKIIFPQLKTITIKSCLGLSWFSSGSFALECPNLKEITLVGCPKMVAFASTVSNELHNEIIGGEYLNILVKDASNVSAKPLFSNKVSLPLLKDLTIVDMGNLERIWDDQLEMNSFSKLKHLEVHSCVKLSNIFPLNMLERLQRLKNLQVMECASLEELFEHKFNEAEINTKFVFPQMTYLNLSMLPKLKSFYSGVHTTEWPLLKKLDVYGCDKVEIFASEYSSFHETRGQHPLFWINMGTFPCLEELRLESNGNMKEIWHGQLPEGYFKLKVLELINSPPLTVLPPYFFRSLSNLQNFVLSDASINEIFPYEEPGGDEKLEGARAQLSVLRLSKLDELTHFWKENFKPGAIFCNMRVLEVQDCGKLDVLVPSSVSFENLTTLEVSRCEGLKHLFAHSTAKSLVQLSRMSVTDCKMLEEIVTCPGDEVKEAIVFTQLKYLGLSCLPNIESFCSGNCTFKFPSLETVTMRHCPKMKTSPRERFIAPKLKRVYSREAGGEGHWEGDQNTTIQLLFMETVEYRGIEYVVLSDSSKLMEIRNWNPQGILDFKNLKFLKVHNCRNLRCPFNPSMAMDLVHLEKLEIHDCEMLEEVIIRKGLPKRERMSKKMFPKLVTLLLISLPNLTRFYSGNYLEFPFLKELWIQSCPMLNTFISGSVTRNNSRQNIHTDLTVLIDEKVAFPSLEKLGIMDMGSLRKIYNDQISMDSFSKLKVLKLIGLSKQLDILPSGFFLSLSKLERLVVDDASFTEIFQCKSTEKKMQAWELDSFSDLRLSKLPELLHLWKEEFECQPGTHFRNLRSLKVLECSKLKNLVPSTASFQNLTTLEISRCHGLRNLVTPSTAKSMVQLKRMRITDCKMLEGIVADADDRSIYSIMFKHLEYLRLQSLQALTSFCSGNYRFEFPSLVELVAIECPKFSVFCKGKVSTPLLKRVRPTEGGDRSFTDKDLNSTINVLYSEKAQNDVKELEFLQWTMSDLWRPSAE